In Hahella sp. HNIBRBA332, the genomic window TAGCCAAGGATTCTGATACTGCCCACTTGATTCGCGCGTTTGTGATTGATAGAAGAATCTGCAAGCAATTTGTAGGCTATTGTCATAGGTATAAGACTTTGCAGAGTTGAGCAGGTATCGCTAGTTTATGCTATTGTAAGAATAGTTCTTACAAAGTGGAGGGCAAACCATGCCTAGAACAATCACCTTTCAGCCTAGCGCTGAGCTGGAAAGCTTCATTTCTTCGATGATCGAGACCGGCAGCTACAACAATCAGAGCGAAGTGATCCGAGCAGGGTTGAGGTTGCTACAAGAGCAGATGGCGGCTTCTAAACTGCAAGAGCTTCGTAGCCTGATTGATGAGGGAGAAGCCAGCGGAGAGCTTAAAAACTGGGATGTGAATGAGTTTCTTGCAAGGATGAAAAAGACCTCTAATGACGGATAAAACATTCAAGCTTCGTCCTAAAGCGGAGGCTGATCTTGTCTCAATCTATCAGTTCTCGTTAAAGGAGTGGGGAGCAGACAAGGCGGAGGCCTATATCAGGGAGATAAACGAAGCATTCCTGACGCTCGTTAACAACAAGACTCTCGGCAGTGATCGCAGCTACGTGCGCCCTTCTTTACGAGCTTATTACGTAGGCTCACATGTAGTCTTCTACAAGCCAACTGTTTATGGTGTCGCCGTTATTCGGGTTTTGCACCAGTCGATGGATTGTGTGCGGCATTTATGAGATCGTGTGGGCTTAATATCCAGAAAGAAACGTGGCGGAAGTGAAAGTCAACTGGCCCAAATCATAAGCATGAAGGCGGGCCTCGAAAAGTTGTTTCGTAATCTTTCTCGGATAGTAGTTTGCCAAATTCAGAATAATCCTTAATTTTTATTATGAGTAGCCAGCCATTGCCGTAAGGACCGTTGATAATGGCTGACGGATGATTGTTGATGCTAACGATATAGCCGGATAGAGGGATAATAAGAGGAAGTTTCTCGCCTTTGATGGTCTCTAACGTTCCTATTCTTTCCCCAGATGAATAGAGCTTATGGTAATCAACACCACAAGTGAGCCTGAGAGTGCCCTTAAGTTCAGAGACAAAGTCTGTCACACCAACGACGGCATAGCCTGCTAAGATACAAACCCATTCATGACAGGAATAATACCTCAATGTATCAGTTACCTTGTTCACCGGGTTTCCTTATCTATTAATTGTTTTTGTTGCGAACTTGCCACAGACGCTATTGGTGCAACTTCAGGTGTCGCGCAAGAGACTGCTTATTAACAGAGTATTCCGGTTTTATGAGTAAAAGAATCAGGGCAATGCTGATGAGGTTATGGGAGCATACCTTACTCATTAGGGCTGCCCCACACGACCCTACATAATCCCGATCCTGTGAGATTCACTCAGACAAGCGAGAAGCGACACGCTGGGTTGTCTGGCAACAACAGAAAGGCAGCGACACCCAACGCGGTTATGGTTGGCAATGGTGTAAGCTCAGGGTGCGGATACTGAGACGGGATAACTACTTGTGTCAGGTATGCTTATAACAGGGGCGAACCAGCGCGGCGACGGAGGTGGATCACATCCAGCCCAAGGCGAGTGGCGGGGATGATCGAGAGGCAAACTTGCGTGGGATATGTCAGTCATGCCATCGAGAAAAGTCGTTATTGGATACCTCTTAGCTATAATAGAGTAAAGGGGATAAATAATGACGAAGCCTTATGTCGACTTTGAGTGGACTCTTGCGGGAAGCATTGATACTCCTGAAGAGAGTGTTCTCAACTCTATTATTAATAAGCTTGTGCAGCTTTCAGAGCTAGCTGTTGCTGCTGAAGATATGCCGGACATTATGCTCCAGATTCAAACCTGCCAATGCGTCTTAAACAATCTGAGGATGCATGTAGGGAAAGCAAGCTTTGATTACTATTTCAGTATTGCAGATGTTGAGCTAGAAAAGCTGGACGGCCTGCTTGAGACCGAAGGGCCCAGCCTCTAGGGAATGATGTTGTCTGATTAAAAAACGATCAAACGACGAAAATAGGAAGGGGTGGGGCGGGTCAAATTTCTGATATCTGAGCGACCAACACCGCACCCCTAAGTCTTTTTTTATACCCGCGAAATTAAAAATTTTAGATTCACGCTGTGGGTGGAACCGCCACTCGCTTGCCACGTAGCACCAAATAAAGCAATGGTCCAGCAGATACAAATATGGCAGTCAAGATGAAAAAGGGAAGAACGTAAACGAAACCTTTCCCACGGCTTTTCGCATCTTGGTACATCCATAGGCAAGCTAATGAAGCGAGTATATAGAGGTCGATAACAACCTGAGCGGTATCCGGCCTGGACATGAGCTGAGCGCCAAACGCCACCAGCGACTGTTCTGCGCCAACCATTACCCAAAGGGTAAAACCCATGAAGAGGCAGAGGACAATAAGAGGGGGGATTGAGAGTCTCATAATAATCCTTAATCGAGTCTGAGGAATGTAGTGTTGCACTTTGCCACTAGTTAGATGGCCAAGAAGTACGGGCCTCAATATGCTTATAAACAAATGTAAAGGGGCGGGTCAAACCTGTGATTTGGGTCGTCCTCGTATCATGTTTTTATAATCACGATAATTAAATTCAGATAAACGCAATGAGTGGAACCGCAACCAGAGCAGGACGGGGGCGGAAGCCCAAGCCCGTTGCGCAAAAGCTCCTGGCCGGCAACCCCGGAAAGCGTCAACTCAACACCCACGAACCCCAGTTTTCACAGATCACTAACATCGATTGCCCGGACTGGCTGGGCGACGACGCGCGCCGTATGTGGGAGCTGATCGCCCCGGAGCTATGCGCGCAAAAGATCATCGCCATTACAGACGTGCATAACCTAGAGGCCTTCTGTGCTTCGTACGGTCGATGGCGTCAGGCGGAGCGTGAGCTGGCGCAATACGGCATCACCACCACGGACGCAAACGGCGGCCTGAAGAAGAACCCGGCGGCCACCGTCGCCAATGAATCCTTAAAACAACTGGCGACCTTCGGGGCGCTCCTGGGCCTGGACCCATCCAGTCGCCAACGTCTGACCGGCGGCGGCAACCACGACACGTCAAACCCCTTCGATAAATTCTGATTTTCGGTTATTCCATGGCTGCTAAATATCCTCATGTCGAGGCGGCGACGCGGTACGCCCGCGCCGTGCTGGACGGGTCTATCCCTGCGTATCGGTACACGCGCTTGGCGTGCCAGCGTTACCTGGACGATCTCGCCCAGGAGAGCGACCCGGACTATCCGTATTACTTCGACAAGGCGGAGGCCGAGCGAGTGTGCGAGTTCGTCGAACTACTACCGCACACCAAAGGCGAGTGGGCGTTCAAGCGTCAGCTTATCAAGCTGGAGCCCTGGCAGGTGTTCGGCTTCGTCAACATCTTCGGATGGAAGAGCAAGGCCGACGACCTGCGCCGCTTCCGCGAAGTCTATTGGTGCGTCCCGCGTAAGAACGGCAAGTCGATCATCGCCGCCGGCGTGGGGCTGTATATGTTCGCCTGCGATAACGAGTTTGGCGCCGAGGTCTACAGCGGCGCCACCAACGAGCGCCAAGCCTGGGAGGTATTCAGACCGGCCAAGCTGATGGTCTCCCGCACGCCTCTACTTCAGAAAGCAAAAGGGATCGCGGTCAATGCAAAGAACTTAAATCGCCCGGCGGATGAAGCGCGCTTTGAGCCGGTCATCGGTAAGCCCGGCGATGGCGCGAGTCCGTCCTGTGCGCTGATCGATGAGTACCACGAACACGACGCCCCCGACTTATACGAGACCATGGTGACGGGGCAGGGCGCTCGCCGGCAGCCGCTGACGTTTATTATCACCACCGCCGGCAACAACATCGAAGGCCCCTGCTACGACAAGCAGACCGAGGCGCAAGAGATGCTGGACGGCGTCGCGCCCAATGACGAGCTGTTCGCCCTGATGTACGGCGTGGACGATCCGGAGCGCTGGGCGGACCCGGACGTATTGGCCATGGCTAATCCGAATCTGGGCGTTAGCGTTTATAAAAAGTATTTGGAAAGTCAGCAGCAAAAAGCGATTCGCAGCGCTCGCTTTCAGAACATATTCAAGATCAAGCATTTAAATATCTGGGTTACAGCGCGCTCGGCGTTCTTCAACATGGAGCAGTGGCAACGCTGCTACGACCCCAGCCTGAGCGTGGAAGACTTCGAAGGCCAGGAGTGTATCGGCGGCCTGGACTTGGCCGGCAAACTCGACCTTAACGCTTTCATCAAACTGTTCTACCGCGACCTGATGGACGAGGACGGAAGAACCCGCCGGCATTACTACTGCCTCTCGCCGGTGTTCTGGGCGCCCGAGGATACGGTCAACAACCCGGACAACCGCAAGCTATCCAGTCGTTATCAGAAGTGGGCCAACCTGGGCGCGCTCACCGCCACCGATGGCGCGGAAGTGGACTATCTGGAAGTGTTGGCGGAAGTCACCGACACCAACCAACGCCATCCTATTGCGGA contains:
- a CDS encoding type II toxin-antitoxin system ParD family antitoxin; amino-acid sequence: MPRTITFQPSAELESFISSMIETGSYNNQSEVIRAGLRLLQEQMAASKLQELRSLIDEGEASGELKNWDVNEFLARMKKTSNDG
- a CDS encoding glycine cleavage system protein H, with the translated sequence MNKVTDTLRYYSCHEWVCILAGYAVVGVTDFVSELKGTLRLTCGVDYHKLYSSGERIGTLETIKGEKLPLIIPLSGYIVSINNHPSAIINGPYGNGWLLIIKIKDYSEFGKLLSEKDYETTFRGPPSCL
- a CDS encoding HNH endonuclease, with translation MDHIQPKASGGDDREANLRGICQSCHREKSLLDTS
- a CDS encoding terminase large subunit — translated: MAAKYPHVEAATRYARAVLDGSIPAYRYTRLACQRYLDDLAQESDPDYPYYFDKAEAERVCEFVELLPHTKGEWAFKRQLIKLEPWQVFGFVNIFGWKSKADDLRRFREVYWCVPRKNGKSIIAAGVGLYMFACDNEFGAEVYSGATNERQAWEVFRPAKLMVSRTPLLQKAKGIAVNAKNLNRPADEARFEPVIGKPGDGASPSCALIDEYHEHDAPDLYETMVTGQGARRQPLTFIITTAGNNIEGPCYDKQTEAQEMLDGVAPNDELFALMYGVDDPERWADPDVLAMANPNLGVSVYKKYLESQQQKAIRSARFQNIFKIKHLNIWVTARSAFFNMEQWQRCYDPSLSVEDFEGQECIGGLDLAGKLDLNAFIKLFYRDLMDEDGRTRRHYYCLSPVFWAPEDTVNNPDNRKLSSRYQKWANLGALTATDGAEVDYLEVLAEVTDTNQRHPIAEIGIDPHGALNLSHRLDDENLNPVQITQNYSGMSAGMKELEAAIAAGRFHHDGNPILTWCMGNVVGRYMGGADDDIVRPTKEHKDKKIDGAVALIMAVGRAMLAAETTGPSIRFA
- a CDS encoding phage terminase small subunit P27 family, which encodes MSGTATRAGRGRKPKPVAQKLLAGNPGKRQLNTHEPQFSQITNIDCPDWLGDDARRMWELIAPELCAQKIIAITDVHNLEAFCASYGRWRQAERELAQYGITTTDANGGLKKNPAATVANESLKQLATFGALLGLDPSSRQRLTGGGNHDTSNPFDKF
- a CDS encoding type II toxin-antitoxin system RelE/ParE family toxin — its product is MTDKTFKLRPKAEADLVSIYQFSLKEWGADKAEAYIREINEAFLTLVNNKTLGSDRSYVRPSLRAYYVGSHVVFYKPTVYGVAVIRVLHQSMDCVRHL